Proteins co-encoded in one Brassica oleracea var. oleracea cultivar TO1000 chromosome C4, BOL, whole genome shotgun sequence genomic window:
- the LOC106342082 gene encoding PTI1-like tyrosine-protein kinase 3 isoform X1, with protein sequence MYSMDSDYHRRGLAADDRSPVYFVRLDKPRAVDDLYIGKREKMRRWLCCACHVEEPYHASENEHLRSPKHHIDYGYNKRAPVALKPAALKEPPSIDVPALSLDELKEKTDNFGSKSLIGEGSYGRAYYATLKDGKAVAVKKLDNAAEPESNIEFLTQVSRVSKLHHENFVQLFGYCVEGNLRILAYEFATMGSLHDILHGRKGVQGAQPGPTLDWIQRVRIAVDAARGLEYLHEKVQPVVIHRDIRSSNVLLFEDFKAKIADFNLSNQSPDMAARLHSTRVLGTFGYHAPEYAMTGQLTQKSDVYSFGVVLLELLTGRKPVDHTMPRGQQSLVTWATPRLSEDKVKQCVDPKLKGDYPPKAVAKLAAVAALCVQYESEFRPNMSIVVKALQPLLRSSTAVPVQSQGI encoded by the exons ATGTATTCAATGGATTCTGATTATCATCGCCGTGGTCTTGCG GCAGACGATCGTTCACCAGTCTACTTTGTTCGGCTTGATAAACCGAGAGCTGTAGACGATCTCTACATAGGCAAGAGAGAAAAGATGCGTAGGTGGTTGTGCTGCGCTTGCCACGTCGAAGAGCCTTACCATGCTTCTGAAAACGAGCACCTGAGAAGCCCTAAGCACCATATTGATTACG GGTACAATAAAAGAGCACCTGTTGCTTTGAAGCCAGCTGCTTTAAAGGAGCCACCATCCATCGACGTCCCTGCATTGTCATTAGATGAGTTGAAAGAGAAGACAGATAACTTCGGATCAAAGTCTTTGATCGGTGAAGGATCCTACGGAAGAGCCTACTACGCAACTCTGAAAGACGGCAAAGCTGTAGCAGTCAAGAAGCTTGACAACGCAGCCGAGCCTGAATCAAACATCGAGTTCTTGACTCAAGTCTCAAGGGTCTCTAAGCTGCACCATGAGAATTTCGTCCAGCTCTTTGGTTACTGCGTAGAAGGGAACCTCCGCATACTCGCTTATGAGTTTGCAACCATGGGGTCTTTGCATGATATCTTACACGGGAGGAAAGGTGTCCAGGGAGCACAGCCAGGTCCAACTCTTGATTGGATCCAACGGGTGAGAATCGCTGTTGATGCAGCAAGAGGGCTTGAGTATCTACATGAGAAGGTTCAGCCTGTGGTTATACACAGAGACATTCGTTCCAGCAATGTGCTTTTGTTTGAAGATTTCAAAGCCAAGATTGCTGATTTCAATCTGTCTAATCAGTCTCCTGACATGGCTGCTCGTCTTCATTCGACAAGAGTCTTGGGAACGTTCGGTTACCATGCACCGGAGTATGCTATGACTGGTCAGCTGACGCAGAAGAGTGATGTTTACAGTTTCGGTGTGGTGCTTTTGGAGCTTTTGACTGGTAGAAAGCCTGTTGATCATACAATGCCTCGCGGCCAGCAGAGTCTTGTCACTTGGGCCACTCCGAGGCTAAGTGAAGACAAAGTGAAGCAGTGTGTTGATCCTAAACTCAAAGGAGACTATCCTCCTAAAGCAGTTGCAAAG CTTGCGGCTGTTGCAGCGTTGTGTGTGCAATATGAATCAGAGTTTAGGCCGAACATGAGCATTGTGGTAAAAGCTCTGCAACCGTTGCTGAGGTCATCAACAGCAGTACCTGTTCAATCACAGGGGATATGA
- the LOC106342082 gene encoding PTI1-like tyrosine-protein kinase 3 isoform X2, with protein MYSMDSDYHRRGLAADDRSPVYFVRLDKPRAVDDLYIGKREKMRRWLCCACHVEEPYHASENEHLRSPKHHIDYAALKEPPSIDVPALSLDELKEKTDNFGSKSLIGEGSYGRAYYATLKDGKAVAVKKLDNAAEPESNIEFLTQVSRVSKLHHENFVQLFGYCVEGNLRILAYEFATMGSLHDILHGRKGVQGAQPGPTLDWIQRVRIAVDAARGLEYLHEKVQPVVIHRDIRSSNVLLFEDFKAKIADFNLSNQSPDMAARLHSTRVLGTFGYHAPEYAMTGQLTQKSDVYSFGVVLLELLTGRKPVDHTMPRGQQSLVTWATPRLSEDKVKQCVDPKLKGDYPPKAVAKLAAVAALCVQYESEFRPNMSIVVKALQPLLRSSTAVPVQSQGI; from the exons ATGTATTCAATGGATTCTGATTATCATCGCCGTGGTCTTGCG GCAGACGATCGTTCACCAGTCTACTTTGTTCGGCTTGATAAACCGAGAGCTGTAGACGATCTCTACATAGGCAAGAGAGAAAAGATGCGTAGGTGGTTGTGCTGCGCTTGCCACGTCGAAGAGCCTTACCATGCTTCTGAAAACGAGCACCTGAGAAGCCCTAAGCACCATATTGATTACG CTGCTTTAAAGGAGCCACCATCCATCGACGTCCCTGCATTGTCATTAGATGAGTTGAAAGAGAAGACAGATAACTTCGGATCAAAGTCTTTGATCGGTGAAGGATCCTACGGAAGAGCCTACTACGCAACTCTGAAAGACGGCAAAGCTGTAGCAGTCAAGAAGCTTGACAACGCAGCCGAGCCTGAATCAAACATCGAGTTCTTGACTCAAGTCTCAAGGGTCTCTAAGCTGCACCATGAGAATTTCGTCCAGCTCTTTGGTTACTGCGTAGAAGGGAACCTCCGCATACTCGCTTATGAGTTTGCAACCATGGGGTCTTTGCATGATATCTTACACGGGAGGAAAGGTGTCCAGGGAGCACAGCCAGGTCCAACTCTTGATTGGATCCAACGGGTGAGAATCGCTGTTGATGCAGCAAGAGGGCTTGAGTATCTACATGAGAAGGTTCAGCCTGTGGTTATACACAGAGACATTCGTTCCAGCAATGTGCTTTTGTTTGAAGATTTCAAAGCCAAGATTGCTGATTTCAATCTGTCTAATCAGTCTCCTGACATGGCTGCTCGTCTTCATTCGACAAGAGTCTTGGGAACGTTCGGTTACCATGCACCGGAGTATGCTATGACTGGTCAGCTGACGCAGAAGAGTGATGTTTACAGTTTCGGTGTGGTGCTTTTGGAGCTTTTGACTGGTAGAAAGCCTGTTGATCATACAATGCCTCGCGGCCAGCAGAGTCTTGTCACTTGGGCCACTCCGAGGCTAAGTGAAGACAAAGTGAAGCAGTGTGTTGATCCTAAACTCAAAGGAGACTATCCTCCTAAAGCAGTTGCAAAG CTTGCGGCTGTTGCAGCGTTGTGTGTGCAATATGAATCAGAGTTTAGGCCGAACATGAGCATTGTGGTAAAAGCTCTGCAACCGTTGCTGAGGTCATCAACAGCAGTACCTGTTCAATCACAGGGGATATGA
- the LOC106342082 gene encoding PTI1-like tyrosine-protein kinase 3 isoform X4, translating to MRRWLCCACHVEEPYHASENEHLRSPKHHIDYAALKEPPSIDVPALSLDELKEKTDNFGSKSLIGEGSYGRAYYATLKDGKAVAVKKLDNAAEPESNIEFLTQVSRVSKLHHENFVQLFGYCVEGNLRILAYEFATMGSLHDILHGRKGVQGAQPGPTLDWIQRVRIAVDAARGLEYLHEKVQPVVIHRDIRSSNVLLFEDFKAKIADFNLSNQSPDMAARLHSTRVLGTFGYHAPEYAMTGQLTQKSDVYSFGVVLLELLTGRKPVDHTMPRGQQSLVTWATPRLSEDKVKQCVDPKLKGDYPPKAVAKLAAVAALCVQYESEFRPNMSIVVKALQPLLRSSTAVPVQSQGI from the exons ATGCGTAGGTGGTTGTGCTGCGCTTGCCACGTCGAAGAGCCTTACCATGCTTCTGAAAACGAGCACCTGAGAAGCCCTAAGCACCATATTGATTACG CTGCTTTAAAGGAGCCACCATCCATCGACGTCCCTGCATTGTCATTAGATGAGTTGAAAGAGAAGACAGATAACTTCGGATCAAAGTCTTTGATCGGTGAAGGATCCTACGGAAGAGCCTACTACGCAACTCTGAAAGACGGCAAAGCTGTAGCAGTCAAGAAGCTTGACAACGCAGCCGAGCCTGAATCAAACATCGAGTTCTTGACTCAAGTCTCAAGGGTCTCTAAGCTGCACCATGAGAATTTCGTCCAGCTCTTTGGTTACTGCGTAGAAGGGAACCTCCGCATACTCGCTTATGAGTTTGCAACCATGGGGTCTTTGCATGATATCTTACACGGGAGGAAAGGTGTCCAGGGAGCACAGCCAGGTCCAACTCTTGATTGGATCCAACGGGTGAGAATCGCTGTTGATGCAGCAAGAGGGCTTGAGTATCTACATGAGAAGGTTCAGCCTGTGGTTATACACAGAGACATTCGTTCCAGCAATGTGCTTTTGTTTGAAGATTTCAAAGCCAAGATTGCTGATTTCAATCTGTCTAATCAGTCTCCTGACATGGCTGCTCGTCTTCATTCGACAAGAGTCTTGGGAACGTTCGGTTACCATGCACCGGAGTATGCTATGACTGGTCAGCTGACGCAGAAGAGTGATGTTTACAGTTTCGGTGTGGTGCTTTTGGAGCTTTTGACTGGTAGAAAGCCTGTTGATCATACAATGCCTCGCGGCCAGCAGAGTCTTGTCACTTGGGCCACTCCGAGGCTAAGTGAAGACAAAGTGAAGCAGTGTGTTGATCCTAAACTCAAAGGAGACTATCCTCCTAAAGCAGTTGCAAAG CTTGCGGCTGTTGCAGCGTTGTGTGTGCAATATGAATCAGAGTTTAGGCCGAACATGAGCATTGTGGTAAAAGCTCTGCAACCGTTGCTGAGGTCATCAACAGCAGTACCTGTTCAATCACAGGGGATATGA
- the LOC106342082 gene encoding PTI1-like tyrosine-protein kinase 3 isoform X3, translated as MRRWLCCACHVEEPYHASENEHLRSPKHHIDYGYNKRAPVALKPAALKEPPSIDVPALSLDELKEKTDNFGSKSLIGEGSYGRAYYATLKDGKAVAVKKLDNAAEPESNIEFLTQVSRVSKLHHENFVQLFGYCVEGNLRILAYEFATMGSLHDILHGRKGVQGAQPGPTLDWIQRVRIAVDAARGLEYLHEKVQPVVIHRDIRSSNVLLFEDFKAKIADFNLSNQSPDMAARLHSTRVLGTFGYHAPEYAMTGQLTQKSDVYSFGVVLLELLTGRKPVDHTMPRGQQSLVTWATPRLSEDKVKQCVDPKLKGDYPPKAVAKLAAVAALCVQYESEFRPNMSIVVKALQPLLRSSTAVPVQSQGI; from the exons ATGCGTAGGTGGTTGTGCTGCGCTTGCCACGTCGAAGAGCCTTACCATGCTTCTGAAAACGAGCACCTGAGAAGCCCTAAGCACCATATTGATTACG GGTACAATAAAAGAGCACCTGTTGCTTTGAAGCCAGCTGCTTTAAAGGAGCCACCATCCATCGACGTCCCTGCATTGTCATTAGATGAGTTGAAAGAGAAGACAGATAACTTCGGATCAAAGTCTTTGATCGGTGAAGGATCCTACGGAAGAGCCTACTACGCAACTCTGAAAGACGGCAAAGCTGTAGCAGTCAAGAAGCTTGACAACGCAGCCGAGCCTGAATCAAACATCGAGTTCTTGACTCAAGTCTCAAGGGTCTCTAAGCTGCACCATGAGAATTTCGTCCAGCTCTTTGGTTACTGCGTAGAAGGGAACCTCCGCATACTCGCTTATGAGTTTGCAACCATGGGGTCTTTGCATGATATCTTACACGGGAGGAAAGGTGTCCAGGGAGCACAGCCAGGTCCAACTCTTGATTGGATCCAACGGGTGAGAATCGCTGTTGATGCAGCAAGAGGGCTTGAGTATCTACATGAGAAGGTTCAGCCTGTGGTTATACACAGAGACATTCGTTCCAGCAATGTGCTTTTGTTTGAAGATTTCAAAGCCAAGATTGCTGATTTCAATCTGTCTAATCAGTCTCCTGACATGGCTGCTCGTCTTCATTCGACAAGAGTCTTGGGAACGTTCGGTTACCATGCACCGGAGTATGCTATGACTGGTCAGCTGACGCAGAAGAGTGATGTTTACAGTTTCGGTGTGGTGCTTTTGGAGCTTTTGACTGGTAGAAAGCCTGTTGATCATACAATGCCTCGCGGCCAGCAGAGTCTTGTCACTTGGGCCACTCCGAGGCTAAGTGAAGACAAAGTGAAGCAGTGTGTTGATCCTAAACTCAAAGGAGACTATCCTCCTAAAGCAGTTGCAAAG CTTGCGGCTGTTGCAGCGTTGTGTGTGCAATATGAATCAGAGTTTAGGCCGAACATGAGCATTGTGGTAAAAGCTCTGCAACCGTTGCTGAGGTCATCAACAGCAGTACCTGTTCAATCACAGGGGATATGA